In Luteitalea sp. TBR-22, one genomic interval encodes:
- a CDS encoding PP2C family serine/threonine-protein phosphatase: protein MQVPFIITIGGSATDTGPVREVNEDRVLCDDRLGLYAVFDGVGGHNAGEVASQLALETLAGYIARSAANAEDDTWPMGWDPRFSTTSNRLRTAVVLANQRVHLASQSDPSLQGMATTVAAVLVAGNVVSFANVGDSRIYRLGPGPSRLLTEDDAATVDQLDSAGERIGSRRALTRALGAESEVTPSMAEMPVPAWLRLLICSDGLHGVVGIEELEPAAIDGSPQDVASRLVAQAIDAGTRDNVSVLIVDVGERQ, encoded by the coding sequence ATGCAAGTGCCATTCATCATCACCATTGGCGGAAGCGCCACCGACACGGGCCCCGTGCGCGAGGTCAACGAGGATCGCGTCCTGTGCGACGACCGCCTCGGCCTGTACGCCGTGTTCGACGGCGTCGGCGGCCACAACGCCGGCGAAGTGGCGTCGCAGCTCGCCCTCGAGACCCTCGCCGGCTACATCGCCCGATCGGCCGCCAACGCCGAGGACGACACGTGGCCGATGGGCTGGGATCCGCGCTTCTCCACCACGTCCAACCGCCTGCGCACCGCGGTGGTGCTGGCCAACCAGCGCGTGCACCTCGCCTCGCAATCGGACCCGAGCCTGCAGGGCATGGCGACGACCGTCGCCGCCGTGCTGGTGGCAGGCAACGTCGTGTCGTTTGCCAACGTCGGCGACAGCCGCATCTACCGCCTCGGTCCCGGCCCGTCGCGTCTGCTGACCGAGGACGATGCGGCGACGGTGGACCAGCTGGACTCGGCGGGCGAGCGCATCGGGTCGCGCCGCGCGCTCACGCGCGCCCTCGGCGCGGAGTCCGAGGTCACGCCCTCGATGGCGGAGATGCCGGTGCCGGCCTGGCTGCGGCTGTTGATCTGCAGTGACGGGCTGCACGGCGTGGTGGGGATCGAGGAACTCGAGCCGGCGGCCATCGACGGCTCGCCGCAGGACGTGGCCAGCCGCCTGGTCGCCCAGGCCATCGACGCCGGCACCCGTGACAACGTCAGCGTCCTGATCGTGGACGTGGGAGAGCGACAGTGA
- a CDS encoding GspE/PulE family protein: MTDAELDARLGELLVSSKALDAARVDTARVYQQARGGTLAGAVLSLSLATDKVVRMLLEEITGIKTVDPSLMTVYPDFLDRVNTLVPAQVWLAMLAFPAQMEVNRLHVCMLNPTDARYRRALESLSGCQVVPLLATEPAVTAALTKHYAASMQGQPLRHVGEASLQVAEAAYHAAIGAPFAACVDAAAAFANRTRDSLGSGAQGLELLAREPVIIRLVHQMIARSVEAGASDIHVEPSEGRLRVRARVDGALRVLHDLPPSVILGVGARLKAMADVPLTAAATPIDARIGYDLVWGRPVDLRFSLVPSISGEKVVMRVLDRARQRRDLRDLGVDEETRALLEEASDLPNGLLLVTGPTGSGKSSTLYALLDRLNTEDECILTAEDPVESRILGVTQVQCDAEELTYAMALKSFLRQDPDVIMVGEVRDAETADIALKAALTGHLVLSSLHTNDAAGAVLRLLNMGLESFIVASSLRLVVAQRLVRRLCKECRTTTEIDVRTHPLTAPYERLHHHGRATIHEPRGCPACGGAGYRGRTGIFEVLRMSAAIEDMVMRRASVSEIRLQAYRDGMRTLREAALAKVLLGETSLAEVLEHTVAVDMPDAVPA; this comes from the coding sequence GTGACCGACGCCGAGCTCGACGCCCGGCTCGGGGAACTGCTCGTGTCCTCGAAGGCCCTCGACGCCGCGCGCGTCGACACGGCCCGCGTGTACCAGCAGGCCCGCGGCGGCACGCTGGCCGGCGCCGTGCTCTCGCTGTCGCTGGCGACCGACAAGGTCGTGCGGATGCTGCTCGAGGAGATCACCGGCATCAAGACGGTGGACCCGTCACTGATGACGGTCTATCCGGATTTCCTCGATCGGGTGAACACGCTGGTGCCCGCCCAGGTGTGGCTGGCGATGCTGGCCTTTCCGGCGCAGATGGAGGTCAATCGCCTCCACGTCTGCATGCTGAACCCGACCGACGCGCGGTATCGCCGCGCCCTCGAGTCGCTCTCGGGCTGCCAGGTGGTGCCGCTGCTGGCCACCGAGCCGGCCGTGACGGCCGCGCTCACGAAGCACTACGCGGCGTCCATGCAGGGCCAGCCGTTGCGCCACGTCGGCGAGGCATCCCTGCAGGTGGCCGAGGCTGCGTACCACGCGGCCATCGGCGCGCCCTTCGCGGCCTGTGTCGACGCCGCGGCCGCCTTCGCCAACCGCACGCGCGACAGCCTCGGGTCGGGCGCCCAGGGCCTGGAGTTGCTGGCGCGCGAGCCGGTCATCATCAGGCTCGTGCACCAGATGATCGCGCGCTCGGTCGAGGCCGGCGCCAGCGACATCCACGTGGAGCCCTCGGAGGGACGCCTGCGCGTGCGGGCGCGGGTCGACGGCGCGCTGCGGGTGCTGCACGACCTGCCGCCCTCGGTGATCCTGGGGGTCGGCGCCCGCCTGAAGGCGATGGCCGACGTGCCGCTCACCGCCGCCGCCACGCCGATCGACGCCCGCATCGGCTACGACCTGGTGTGGGGGCGTCCGGTCGACCTGCGCTTCTCGCTCGTGCCGTCCATCTCCGGCGAGAAGGTCGTGATGCGCGTGCTCGACCGCGCGCGGCAGCGGCGCGACCTGCGCGATCTCGGCGTCGACGAGGAGACGCGCGCCCTGCTCGAGGAGGCGTCGGACCTGCCCAACGGGCTGCTGCTCGTCACCGGACCGACCGGCAGCGGCAAGAGCTCGACGCTGTACGCGCTGCTCGATCGGCTCAACACCGAGGACGAGTGCATCCTCACCGCCGAGGACCCGGTCGAGTCGCGCATCCTCGGCGTGACGCAGGTGCAGTGCGACGCGGAAGAGCTGACCTACGCGATGGCGCTCAAGAGCTTCCTGCGCCAGGATCCCGACGTCATCATGGTGGGCGAGGTCCGCGACGCCGAGACGGCCGACATCGCCCTCAAGGCCGCGCTCACCGGCCACCTGGTGCTGTCGAGCCTGCACACCAACGATGCGGCCGGCGCGGTGCTGCGCCTCCTCAACATGGGCCTCGAGTCGTTCATCGTCGCCTCCTCGCTCCGCCTCGTCGTCGCCCAGCGCCTCGTGCGCCGCCTCTGCAAGGAGTGCCGCACGACCACCGAGATCGACGTGCGCACCCACCCGCTGACCGCCCCGTACGAGCGCCTTCACCATCACGGCCGCGCCACGATCCACGAGCCACGCGGCTGCCCCGCCTGCGGCGGCGCCGGGTACCGCGGCCGCACGGGGATCTTCGAGGTGCTGCGCATGTCGGCAGCCATCGAGGACATGGTGATGCGGCGCGCGTCGGTTTCCGAGATTCGCCTGCAGGCCTACCGCGACGGCATGCGCACGCTGCGCGAGGCCGCCCTCGCCAAGGTGCTGCTGGGCGAGACGTCACTGGCCGAGGTGCTCGAGCACACGGTCGCCGTCGACATGCCTGACGCCGTGCCTGCCTGA
- a CDS encoding FHA domain-containing protein, which translates to MPKVIIWRDGAIETEFDPGHRDWRIGRSETNDITLLDPRKSVSRFHAELREENGRWVFIDLNSQNGSWKDGQRVNRLPLEHGHEVLFGDYKLAFEDVRIPVPPPVPTAAEVTADVQVPTADVPIPPDQTLMMPGKAAASSPAVVAAPPPPVVRQATKAKPPRKGVNPVILVLFLVSMLGAAGAVAWKLFGTRTVEPTIVQQEEPPAPEPAPEPAPAPAPAPVAPAPAEPVATPGAPVATPASPAPTPAAPVTTPASPAVVAPPAPAVVAPPPGGTTPATTRPGGTPPGTPAPPGARPRRQTPTTPKDNPAVVNRYEEGRRALGAGRFAEAERAFESVLAQQPGFRDTATLLEQARQGQAAAREKVLAEAQAAEQGGDWSRAISLYERAGAADQAAAARTKMTAAGDDAYRKARQFDARNRPTEAMTWYQRAIEWLPDSDPRKATAQERLAAIKGGGE; encoded by the coding sequence ATGCCCAAGGTGATCATCTGGCGCGACGGCGCCATCGAGACGGAGTTCGACCCCGGCCACCGCGACTGGCGCATCGGGCGATCGGAGACCAACGACATCACGCTGCTCGACCCGCGCAAGTCCGTCTCCCGCTTCCACGCGGAGCTGCGCGAGGAGAACGGTCGCTGGGTCTTCATCGACCTGAACAGCCAGAACGGCAGCTGGAAGGATGGCCAGCGCGTCAACCGGTTGCCGCTCGAGCACGGCCACGAGGTGCTGTTCGGCGACTACAAGCTCGCCTTCGAGGACGTGCGCATCCCCGTGCCGCCACCCGTGCCGACGGCGGCCGAGGTCACCGCCGACGTGCAGGTGCCGACCGCCGACGTCCCGATTCCACCGGACCAGACGCTGATGATGCCCGGCAAGGCGGCGGCGTCGTCGCCGGCGGTGGTCGCCGCGCCGCCCCCGCCCGTGGTGCGTCAGGCCACCAAGGCCAAGCCGCCGCGCAAGGGCGTCAACCCCGTCATCCTCGTGTTGTTCCTGGTCTCGATGCTGGGCGCGGCCGGGGCCGTCGCGTGGAAGTTGTTCGGCACGCGCACGGTCGAGCCGACGATCGTGCAGCAGGAGGAGCCGCCGGCGCCCGAACCGGCCCCCGAGCCGGCGCCGGCCCCCGCGCCCGCTCCCGTGGCGCCCGCGCCTGCGGAACCGGTCGCGACGCCGGGGGCTCCCGTCGCCACCCCTGCATCGCCGGCACCGACGCCCGCCGCGCCGGTCACCACTCCCGCGTCGCCCGCCGTCGTCGCGCCGCCGGCGCCTGCCGTCGTCGCGCCGCCGCCGGGAGGCACCACGCCGGCGACGACGAGGCCGGGCGGGACACCGCCGGGAACGCCGGCTCCACCGGGCGCGCGTCCCAGGCGCCAGACCCCGACGACGCCCAAGGACAATCCGGCCGTCGTGAACCGCTACGAGGAGGGACGTCGTGCCCTCGGCGCAGGGCGCTTCGCCGAGGCAGAACGCGCGTTCGAGTCGGTGCTGGCGCAGCAGCCGGGATTCCGTGACACGGCGACGCTGCTCGAGCAGGCCCGCCAGGGACAGGCCGCGGCGCGCGAGAAGGTCCTGGCCGAGGCGCAGGCCGCCGAGCAGGGCGGCGACTGGTCGCGTGCGATTTCGCTGTACGAGCGGGCAGGTGCTGCCGACCAGGCGGCCGCGGCCCGCACGAAGATGACGGCGGCCGGCGACGATGCCTACCGGAAGGCGCGACAGTTCGACGCGCGCAACCGCCCGACCGAGGCGATGACCTGGTACCAGCGCGCGATCGAGTGGCTGCCCGACAGCGACCCGCGCAAGGCCACGGCGCAGGAGCGGCTGGCGGCCATCAAGGGAGGCGGCGAGTGA
- a CDS encoding FHA domain-containing protein has translation MSASDRSPARLVLQRPDGEELVYALEQGRSITLGREAGNTIVLASQFVSKRHALVSWTPRGVRIEDQDSANGLTVNGLTVHAAQLSSGDVIQIGDQRLVFEVEGQSMVATPPGATTPANPGNKGLKLMLAALGTLLVMVGILGAVYMLVIKPRAEQNETTEAQRADPSLPDDTAIEPFDSPQARAIEQQALAAKDSPVGWLFDEGQLAYKNGRLLDAYRLLHGALKRDATHEPSRRLLLRVMGERDLRLRSLQAAATRAEEELKFEEAAQQWEAIQALTLETEALNARAKAEATRLRQRATQ, from the coding sequence ATGTCGGCATCCGATCGTTCGCCCGCTCGTCTCGTCCTGCAGCGCCCCGATGGCGAGGAACTCGTCTACGCGCTCGAGCAGGGTCGCTCGATCACGCTCGGCCGCGAGGCCGGCAACACGATCGTCCTCGCGTCGCAGTTCGTCTCCAAGCGCCATGCGCTGGTGTCGTGGACGCCGCGCGGCGTGCGCATCGAGGATCAGGACAGCGCCAATGGCCTGACCGTGAACGGCCTCACCGTGCACGCGGCGCAGCTCTCTTCGGGCGACGTGATCCAGATCGGCGATCAGCGGCTCGTCTTCGAGGTGGAAGGCCAGTCGATGGTCGCGACGCCGCCGGGGGCCACCACGCCCGCCAATCCGGGCAACAAGGGCCTGAAGCTGATGCTGGCCGCGCTGGGCACCCTGCTGGTCATGGTCGGCATCCTCGGCGCGGTCTACATGCTCGTCATCAAGCCGCGGGCCGAGCAGAACGAGACCACCGAGGCGCAGCGTGCCGATCCGTCGCTGCCCGACGACACGGCGATCGAACCGTTCGACTCGCCGCAGGCCCGGGCGATCGAGCAGCAGGCGCTGGCGGCCAAGGACAGCCCGGTCGGCTGGCTCTTCGACGAGGGACAACTCGCGTACAAGAACGGCCGTCTCCTCGACGCCTATCGCCTGTTGCACGGCGCCCTCAAGCGTGACGCGACGCACGAGCCGTCGCGCCGACTGCTGTTGCGCGTCATGGGCGAGCGCGACCTGCGCCTGCGCAGCCTGCAGGCGGCCGCCACGCGTGCCGAAGAGGAACTGAAGTTCGAGGAGGCGGCCCAGCAGTGGGAAGCCATCCAGGCGCTGACCCTCGAGACCGAGGCGCTGAACGCCCGGGCGAAGGCCGAGGCGACCCGGCTCCGCCAGCGCGCGACGCAGTAG
- a CDS encoding DUF6797 domain-containing protein: protein MPRVPSLRLIAGVCALAAATAGGGSALSGRETIQSATMTPGPWLEDDAPFFSSVVDARAAGASLPATNLAPRALVLPAGRGQWVAFDPDLLRVVAAWQGAGVTPTALAPGSYHKLDRKTPGGQKDLPAPDGRIVIATGLYAGWQTGDRVRFEDPRAPAPSPEEVGRGPIAAEDGRFSAIRLTRDGAVLEYEVAGTAVQEWMSGVPSRSDVVVRQFAVAPSTQVHWLVVGVPAPGHDVHLATSRGARGITLQAVTPAAGMAVQVVRVPAHAAPVRFAVAIHPADAVPAVALGPVPTTVAAPRWREAVTTRVTPSSSRDAYVVDDIALPMPNPWKRLVRVSDVQFLADGTAVCVTLDGDVWTARGVGSRDGEVQWRRFASGLHEPLTLAIRDEQVHVFDRNGIWRLRDTNGDGEADRHELFSNAFAQTADTREFPSTIRLGPGGEFVIAKGGQEATTIGKHNGSVLRISADGRTATVLGYGLRQPQLAVHPQTGLVTASDQQGHYIPSTPLHIVRDRQFYGFLSDILPKEVYPAPIAAPLTWIPHDVNASAMSQVWMLESRMGPLDNGLVHIAYNRPELFRVLLDLDRPVPQAAVVSLTSAFDYPPLNGAVNPEDGQLYIAGFQIVGWGTTATRLAGLGRVRYTGAPVTVPRQLTPMREGVLLRFDLALDRASAANAANFAAASWGYKRTFRYGSPNYKADGTPGVDPLSPSVAYVSADGRGVFVTIPGMKPVMQLKVAWTLKARDGREVKGEAYTTPYALEPFNPRAEGFGDITLDLTRREAPVGPVVAAAPTVDEGREVFVRYGCLACHAPERGAAPKMGPTLAGLYGTSRRLANRPEPVVADEAYLRQSIREPAAAVAEGFDRPGVGMPSFTGVLTDGQVESVILFIKSLK from the coding sequence ATGCCGCGTGTCCCGTCACTCCGCCTGATTGCCGGCGTCTGTGCCCTTGCCGCGGCCACCGCGGGGGGCGGCAGTGCGCTTTCCGGTCGCGAGACCATCCAGTCGGCGACCATGACCCCCGGGCCGTGGCTCGAAGACGATGCGCCGTTCTTCTCGTCGGTGGTCGATGCGCGCGCCGCCGGTGCGTCCCTGCCGGCGACCAACCTCGCGCCCCGCGCGCTGGTGCTGCCCGCTGGCCGCGGGCAGTGGGTCGCCTTCGACCCCGACCTGCTGCGGGTGGTGGCGGCCTGGCAGGGTGCCGGCGTGACGCCGACCGCCTTGGCGCCCGGCTCGTACCACAAGCTCGATCGCAAGACTCCGGGTGGGCAGAAGGACCTGCCGGCGCCCGACGGCCGCATCGTCATCGCGACAGGCCTGTATGCGGGCTGGCAGACCGGCGACCGCGTGAGGTTCGAGGATCCGCGCGCCCCGGCGCCCTCGCCCGAGGAGGTGGGGCGGGGCCCGATCGCCGCTGAAGACGGCCGGTTCTCGGCCATTCGCCTGACGCGCGACGGTGCGGTGCTCGAGTACGAGGTCGCCGGCACGGCGGTGCAGGAGTGGATGTCGGGCGTGCCCTCGCGGTCCGACGTCGTGGTGCGGCAGTTCGCGGTAGCCCCGAGCACGCAGGTGCACTGGCTCGTCGTCGGCGTGCCCGCGCCCGGTCACGACGTGCACCTGGCGACGTCGCGTGGGGCGCGGGGGATCACGCTGCAGGCGGTCACGCCTGCCGCGGGCATGGCGGTGCAGGTCGTGCGCGTGCCGGCGCACGCTGCGCCGGTGCGCTTTGCCGTGGCCATCCATCCGGCCGACGCCGTGCCCGCCGTGGCGCTCGGGCCGGTGCCCACGACGGTGGCCGCGCCCCGCTGGCGCGAGGCGGTCACCACGCGCGTGACGCCGTCGTCGTCCCGCGACGCGTACGTCGTGGACGACATCGCCTTGCCCATGCCGAACCCCTGGAAGCGCCTGGTGCGCGTCAGCGACGTGCAGTTCCTGGCCGACGGCACGGCGGTGTGCGTCACGCTCGATGGCGACGTGTGGACCGCGCGTGGCGTCGGGTCGCGCGACGGGGAGGTGCAGTGGCGGCGGTTCGCGTCTGGGCTCCACGAGCCGCTCACGCTCGCCATCCGCGACGAGCAGGTTCACGTCTTCGACCGCAACGGCATCTGGCGCCTGCGCGACACCAACGGCGACGGCGAGGCCGACCGGCACGAGCTCTTCTCGAATGCCTTCGCGCAGACCGCCGACACGCGCGAGTTCCCGAGCACCATCCGGCTCGGGCCGGGCGGCGAGTTCGTGATCGCCAAGGGCGGGCAGGAGGCGACGACCATCGGCAAGCACAACGGCAGCGTGCTGCGGATCTCGGCCGACGGCCGTACGGCGACCGTGCTCGGCTACGGCCTGCGCCAGCCGCAGCTCGCGGTGCACCCGCAGACCGGCCTGGTGACGGCCAGCGATCAGCAGGGCCACTACATCCCGAGCACGCCGCTGCACATCGTGCGCGACCGCCAGTTCTACGGGTTCCTGAGCGACATCCTGCCGAAGGAGGTCTACCCGGCGCCGATTGCCGCGCCGCTCACGTGGATTCCGCACGACGTCAACGCGTCGGCGATGTCGCAGGTGTGGATGCTCGAGTCGCGCATGGGGCCGCTCGACAACGGGCTGGTGCACATCGCGTACAACCGCCCCGAGTTGTTCCGGGTGCTGCTCGACCTCGACAGGCCGGTGCCGCAGGCCGCCGTCGTCAGCCTCACGTCGGCCTTCGATTACCCGCCCCTGAACGGCGCGGTCAACCCCGAGGACGGGCAGCTGTACATCGCCGGCTTCCAGATCGTCGGCTGGGGCACGACCGCGACGCGGCTCGCGGGCCTCGGCCGCGTGCGCTACACCGGCGCGCCCGTCACCGTGCCTCGGCAGCTGACGCCGATGCGGGAAGGCGTGCTGCTGCGCTTCGACCTCGCGCTCGACAGGGCGAGCGCGGCAAACGCTGCCAACTTCGCGGCGGCCAGCTGGGGCTACAAGCGGACCTTCAGGTACGGGTCGCCGAACTACAAGGCCGACGGCACGCCGGGCGTCGATCCGCTGTCGCCCAGCGTCGCCTACGTCTCGGCCGATGGTCGCGGCGTGTTCGTGACCATCCCCGGCATGAAACCGGTGATGCAGTTGAAGGTGGCCTGGACCCTGAAGGCACGCGACGGTCGCGAGGTGAAGGGCGAGGCGTACACGACGCCCTACGCGCTCGAGCCGTTCAACCCGCGCGCCGAGGGCTTCGGCGACATCACGCTCGACCTCACGCGCCGCGAGGCGCCGGTCGGGCCGGTCGTGGCTGCGGCGCCGACGGTGGACGAGGGACGCGAGGTGTTCGTGCGGTACGGGTGCCTGGCCTGCCATGCGCCCGAACGCGGTGCCGCGCCCAAGATGGGCCCGACGCTGGCAGGGCTGTACGGCACGTCGCGACGCCTCGCGAACCGGCCGGAACCCGTCGTCGCCGACGAGGCCTACCTCCGACAGTCCATCCGCGAGCCCGCGGCCGCCGTCGCCGAGGGCTTCGATCGGCCCGGGGTCGGCATGCCCAGCTTCACCGGCGTGCTCACGGACGGGCAGGTCGAGTCGGTAATCCTCTTCATCAAGAGCTTGAAGTGA
- a CDS encoding DUF192 domain-containing protein, whose product MTPARRTRVRGPGGALVGEVVEARTAWGRMVGLLAHTSLPVGEGLLLAPAWSIHTWFMRIPIDVVFLDGEDRVLRVFPALPAWRLVSGTRQARTVLEFGAGTLARTPLTVGDQVTFER is encoded by the coding sequence GTGACCCCGGCTCGCCGCACGCGGGTGCGCGGACCGGGCGGCGCCCTCGTCGGCGAGGTGGTCGAGGCGCGCACGGCGTGGGGGCGCATGGTGGGCCTGCTGGCGCACACCTCGCTGCCCGTCGGCGAGGGCCTGCTGCTCGCGCCGGCCTGGTCGATCCACACGTGGTTCATGCGCATCCCGATCGACGTGGTGTTCCTCGATGGCGAGGACCGCGTGCTGCGCGTGTTCCCGGCCCTGCCCGCGTGGCGCCTCGTCTCGGGCACGCGCCAGGCACGCACGGTCCTCGAGTTCGGGGCCGGCACCCTCGCGCGCACCCCACTGACGGTGGGCGACCAGGTGACCTTCGAACGCTGA
- a CDS encoding S9 family peptidase: protein MLKSTGAARALAATALLLASTVATAQSLTGDAGLDTRLSRIFRERTYDVPRFGPARWVDEGGGYTTLERASGAKAPDLVRYDTVSGERRVLVPASRLVPQGATDPLEMADYAWSADGRRLLVFTNTVRVWRRNTRGDYWVLDVASGRLRKLGGDAAPSTLMFAKFSPDGSRVAYVRANDIFVERLDDGRITRLTADGSATTINGTSDWVYEEELDVRDGFRWSPDGRHVAYWQFDTTEVGQFSLVNNTDTTYPVVTRFAYPKVGTTNSAVRVGVVPAGGGKTRWMRTEGDPRQTYVARVDWRDADTLVLQQLDRLQQRNDVLLADARTGDVRRLFRDQLDTWVEPTDRPVWIDAGRAFLIASERGAWRHVLRVGVNDGQARSVTPFEADAMDLAGVDERGGWLYVTASPASATQRYLYRSRLDGGAAPERVTPDAQAGWHEYDVAPDGRHAFHTWSRADRPPVVDVVDLASHRSLRTLTDTSELEARLVEPHRAPLEFFRVEADGVTFDGWMIKPASFDPAKRYPMVVYVYGEPAAQSVTDRWGGPRTLFHRALADAGYVVVSVDTRGTPASRGTAWRKVVYGSIGDLSSREHAAATRAILARFPFLDRSRVGLWGWSGGGTSTLNGMFRHPDLYQVGVSVAPVPDQRLYDTIYQERYMGLPDANAAGYKAGSPIHYAEGLRGKLLIVHGTGDDNVHFQGAERLINRLIELGKPFDMMAYPNRTHAIAEGPGTSLHLHALIARYFLAHLRPGPE, encoded by the coding sequence ATGCTCAAGTCGACCGGCGCCGCTCGTGCCCTCGCGGCGACAGCCCTGCTGCTTGCGTCCACCGTCGCGACCGCCCAGTCGCTCACCGGGGATGCAGGCCTCGACACGCGCCTCTCCCGCATCTTCCGGGAGCGCACCTACGACGTGCCGCGCTTCGGGCCGGCCCGATGGGTCGACGAGGGTGGGGGCTACACGACGCTCGAACGCGCGAGCGGCGCGAAGGCACCCGACCTCGTGCGCTACGACACCGTGTCGGGCGAGCGGCGGGTGCTCGTGCCTGCGTCGCGCCTCGTGCCCCAGGGAGCCACCGACCCGCTGGAGATGGCCGACTACGCGTGGTCGGCCGACGGGAGGCGGCTGCTGGTGTTCACCAACACCGTGCGGGTGTGGCGACGGAACACCCGGGGCGACTACTGGGTGCTGGACGTCGCCTCGGGACGCCTGCGCAAGCTCGGAGGCGACGCAGCGCCGTCGACGCTGATGTTCGCGAAGTTCTCGCCCGACGGCTCGCGCGTCGCCTACGTCCGCGCCAACGACATCTTCGTCGAGCGGCTCGACGACGGCCGCATCACGCGCCTGACCGCCGACGGCTCGGCGACGACGATCAACGGCACGTCGGACTGGGTGTACGAGGAGGAGCTCGACGTCCGCGACGGCTTCCGCTGGAGCCCCGACGGCCGTCACGTGGCCTACTGGCAGTTCGATACGACGGAGGTCGGCCAGTTCTCGCTCGTCAACAACACCGACACGACCTACCCCGTCGTCACGCGATTCGCGTACCCGAAGGTGGGCACCACCAATTCCGCCGTGCGGGTGGGCGTGGTCCCGGCGGGCGGCGGCAAGACCCGCTGGATGCGCACCGAGGGCGACCCGCGGCAGACCTACGTCGCGCGCGTCGACTGGCGCGACGCGGACACCCTCGTGTTGCAGCAGCTCGATCGGCTGCAGCAGCGCAATGACGTGCTGCTCGCCGACGCGCGCACGGGCGACGTCCGCCGCCTGTTCCGCGACCAGCTCGACACGTGGGTCGAGCCGACCGACCGCCCCGTGTGGATCGATGCCGGCCGCGCCTTCCTGATCGCCAGCGAGCGGGGCGCGTGGCGCCACGTACTGCGGGTCGGCGTGAACGACGGGCAGGCTCGCTCGGTGACGCCGTTCGAGGCGGACGCCATGGACCTGGCGGGCGTCGACGAGCGCGGCGGCTGGCTGTACGTGACGGCCAGCCCGGCCAGCGCCACGCAGCGCTACCTGTATCGCTCGCGACTGGACGGCGGGGCCGCGCCTGAACGGGTGACGCCCGACGCACAGGCCGGCTGGCACGAGTACGACGTCGCGCCGGACGGCCGCCATGCATTCCACACCTGGTCGCGCGCCGACCGCCCGCCAGTCGTGGACGTGGTCGACCTGGCGTCGCATCGATCGCTGCGGACGCTCACCGACACGTCGGAACTCGAGGCGCGTCTCGTCGAGCCGCACCGGGCGCCGCTCGAGTTCTTCCGGGTCGAGGCCGACGGCGTGACGTTCGACGGCTGGATGATCAAGCCCGCGTCGTTCGATCCCGCGAAGCGGTATCCGATGGTCGTGTACGTGTACGGCGAACCGGCGGCGCAGTCGGTGACCGATCGCTGGGGCGGTCCGCGGACGCTGTTCCATCGCGCGCTTGCCGATGCCGGCTACGTGGTCGTGAGCGTCGACACCCGCGGCACGCCCGCGTCGCGCGGCACCGCGTGGCGCAAGGTGGTGTACGGCAGCATCGGCGACCTGTCGTCGCGCGAGCACGCGGCGGCCACACGCGCCATCCTTGCCCGCTTCCCGTTCCTCGATCGGTCACGCGTCGGACTGTGGGGCTGGAGCGGCGGCGGCACGAGCACCCTGAACGGCATGTTCCGCCATCCCGACCTGTATCAGGTGGGCGTGTCGGTGGCGCCGGTGCCTGACCAGCGGCTCTACGACACGATCTACCAGGAGCGCTACATGGGCCTGCCGGACGCCAACGCCGCCGGCTACAAGGCGGGCTCGCCGATCCACTACGCCGAAGGCCTGCGCGGGAAGCTGCTGATCGTCCACGGCACGGGCGACGACAACGTGCACTTCCAGGGCGCCGAGCGGCTGATCAACCGGCTGATCGAGCTGGGCAAGCCCTTCGACATGATGGCCTACCCCAATCGCACGCACGCGATTGCCGAGGGGCCGGGCACGTCGCTGCACCTGCACGCGCTGATCGCACGGTACTTCCTGGCGCACCTGCGGCCGGGCCCCGAGTGA